CGCCTGAATTTCAGCCACGGTGAACACGCCGACCACGAGGGCCACTACAACCGGGTCCGCGCTGCGTCGGAGGCCTCCGGGCACGCCGTCGGTATCCTCGCCGATCTCCAGGGGCCGAAGATCCGGCTCGGACGATTCGCCGAGGACCGCACCGTGTGGGAACACGGTGAAGTGGTCCGCATCACCGTCGACGACGTGGTCGGAGACCACGACCGCGTCTCGACCACCTACAAGGAACTCGCCCAGGACGCCGTCGCCGGCGACCGGTTGCTCGTCGACGACGGCAAGGTCGGTCTCGTCGTCGAGGCGGTCGAGGGCAACGACGTCGTCTGTCGCGTCATCGAGGGCGGACCCGTCAGCAACAACAAGGGTGTCTCCCTGCCGGGGATGAACGTCTCCGTTCCGGCCATGTCGGAGAAGGACATCGAGGATCTCGAGTTCGCACTGCGCCTCGGTGTCGACTTCATCGCCCTGTCGTTCGTGCGGTCGCCGGCCGACGTCGAACTCGTTCACGAGGTCATGGACCGTGTCGGGCGGCACGTGCCGGTGATCGCCAAGCTCGAGAAGCCCGAGGCCGTCGAGAATCTCGAGGCCGTGGTCCTCGCCTTCGACGCGGTCATGGTGGCGCGCGGCGACCTCGGCGTCGAACTTCCGCTCGAGCAAGTACCGCTCGTGCAGAAGCGCGCGATCCAGATAGCACGTGAGAACGCCAAGCCCGTCATCGTCGCGACGCAGATGCTCGAATCGATGATCGAGAACTCGCGTCCCACTCGAGCCGAGGCCTCCGACGTGGCCAACGCCGTGCTCGACGGCACCGACGCCGTGATGCTCTCGGGTGAGACCTCCGTCGGCAAGTTCCCCGTCGAAACGGTCCGCACGATGGCGCGCATTATTGCCGCCGTCGAGTCGGATTCGACGGAAGTGCCTGCGCTGACGCACGTTCCGCGCACCAAGCGCGGTGTCATCTCGTACGCCGCCCGCGACATCGGCGAGCGTCTCGACGCCAAGGCGCTCGTCGCGTTCACCCAGTCGGGCGACACCGTGCGACGACTCGCGCGGTTGCACACCCCGCTGCCGCTGCTCGCGTTCACGCCCGTCCCGCACATCCGCAACCAGCTGGCGCTGACGTGGGGCACCGAGACCTTCTCGGTCGAGCCGGTCGACACCACCGACCAGATGGTCGAACAGGTCGACGCGGCGTTGCTGTCGCTGGGCCGGTACCAGCGCGGCGACCTCGTGGTGATCGTCGCCGGAGCGCCTCCGGGACGCTCGGGTTCGACCAACCTCATCCACGTGCACCGGTTGGGTGAGAAAGACACCCGGTGACACTGTCGGACACAACGGATCTCGACGTTCTCCTCGGCCTCCTCGATCTGGAGCAGGTCGAGGAGAACGTCTTCCGTGGTGGTCATCCCGAGCAGGTCGGCAGCCGCACCTTCGGCGGTCAGCTCGTCGCGCAGGCGCTCATTGCGGCCGGACGCACCGTGGGTGATCGTCCTGTGCACGCGATCAACGCCCATTTCATCCGGGGCGGCGACGTCAAGCGGCCCATCGACTACCACGTCGTCACCCACCGGGACGGCCGCGACTTCGCGAACCGGATGGTCACCGCCTACCAGGACGACCAGGAACTGTTCGTCATGCTCGCCGCCTTCCAGCGGTGGGGCAAAGGCCTCGAACACTCGGTGACCGTTCCCGATGTTCCCCTGCCCGAAGCGCTTCCGCCGATCGGCGAACGCCTGCGCGGCTTCGAGGAGCAGTTGCCGCATTTCGTCGGCGCGCTCAAGCCGATCGACATGCGGTACGCCAACGACCCCGCCTGGGTGTTGCGGGGAACGGGGGAGAAGCTCGGCCACAACCGCGTGTGGATGCGCGCCGACGGGCAACTGCCCGACGATCCGCTGCTCCACGTCGCCACGCTGGCCTACGCGTCCGACACGACCGTCCTCGATTCGATCCTCACCACGCACGGCCTGTCGTGGGGACTCGACCGGATCGTGGCGGCGACGGTCAACCATTCGATCTGGTTCCACCGTCCGCTCCGCTTCGACGAATGGCACCTGTACGCCACGGAATCCCCGGTAGCGGCCGGTTCCCGTGGTATGGCGACGGGACGCTACTTCACCATCGAGGGCGAACTCGTCGCGACCGTCGTGCAGGAAGGGCTCATCCGTCACTTCCCGCCGCGTCGTCCGTCGGGGAGCTGATCGGCCGATCGGTCGAGGGCGGCCGACAGCGCGCGCATGCCCTCCACGATCCGCGCCAGGTTCTCGGATCCGGTCTCCTCGCACAGTGCCCGCGCGGCGTCGGCGTGAGCGGGGCCGATGGCACGGATCGCGTCGCGACCGGCCGGTGTCATCGCGACGAGCTTGGCGCGACGGTGCGCCGGATTGGGCCGGTACTCCGCCAGGCCCTTGTCGACGAGGAGATCGGCGATGCGCTGCACGCTCTGCCGGGTGATGCCCATCTCGCGGGCGATCGCGGACACCGGCAGCGGAGCGGAGGAGACCGCGCCGAGGACCTGCCACCAGGCCGCGGTCAGGCCCACCGGACGCGCCAGGGTCTCGGCCAGCGCGAAGAACTGGCCGTTGAGCCGGAAGGCCGTCAGTGCGGCCGCGCTGAGCAGTTCGGCCTCCGCCGGGTGCTGCTCGGCCGCGTTCTGCTCCGTCACGAGCCGGAGGACATGAGCTCGTAGTAGCCGCGCGGGTCGCGCTCGCCGTAGAGGGCGTACCAGGCGTCGAGGACGCGCGGTTCGTACATGTCGAGCCGGGTGAAGATCGCGCGGGCGAAGTCGACCGGGGCGATGCCGCTCGCGGTGATGAGATCGCCGTCCGTGACCGCGGGTTCGTCCCGGTACAGATCGGCGCCACCGTATCCGACGCTCTGCAGGAATTCTGGAGCGTTGCTCGTGTGCGGCCGCTCGTCGAGCAGGCCGGCAGCCGCGAGCGCTCCGGTCGCGCCACAGATCGCGGCCACCGGAACGCCGGCGTCGAGGAATTGCCGGGTCTTGTCGACGAACGGGGCGTAGGCGTCGGTCGGCCAGATGTCGTTGCCCGCGAGGATCAGCATCGCGCTGTCCTCCGGCGTGATGTCTGCGAGCACGGCGTCGGGAAGGATGCGGAGTCCGCCCTTGGTCGTGACCGGTTCCGTCGTGGCTCCGACGGTACGGACGCGGTACCGGCCGGGGCTGCGCTGCCATTCGGGATCTGCGATATGTGGCGTGACGTATCCGATCTCCCAGTCCGCCAGGGTGTCGTACACGGCGACGTGAACTGTTTCGGTCATGACAGTATGCTGACAAAACGACAGCCTGCTGTCAATGGTGTCGCACTGCCGGTCGAGGATGATTTGCCGGGTGGTCCAGGCGGCGATTAGCCTTGATCAGGACCACGTCGTGGCGCCACTGTCGTCGAAGGTCGCACGCGACCTCATCGGAGGAGAACATGGGCAACACTCACGCGCAGACTGTGAGCACACGCGCTCGAAGCGCCGTGGCTCCTGCGTGTTGTCGTTGCCGCTGATCACCCCTGTCGGGGCTGCTCGCACTGCTCTCACGATTCCCCTGAGTCCGCTGTGACCGACGATCCGGCGGTGACCGGGAATTCCTCGCATCCGATGCGGTTCGAAAGGCACATCATGTCCGATTCGACAGTATTGCCCGTCATCGATCTGTCCGATCTCGACGGCGACGACACCACACGCAACGCCCTGCTCGATCGCCTCCGGGAGGCCACCCACGAGATCGGGTTCTTCCATCT
This window of the Rhodococcus pyridinivorans genome carries:
- the pyk gene encoding pyruvate kinase, yielding MTRRTKIVCTMGPATADPDVLRNLVDAGMDVARLNFSHGEHADHEGHYNRVRAASEASGHAVGILADLQGPKIRLGRFAEDRTVWEHGEVVRITVDDVVGDHDRVSTTYKELAQDAVAGDRLLVDDGKVGLVVEAVEGNDVVCRVIEGGPVSNNKGVSLPGMNVSVPAMSEKDIEDLEFALRLGVDFIALSFVRSPADVELVHEVMDRVGRHVPVIAKLEKPEAVENLEAVVLAFDAVMVARGDLGVELPLEQVPLVQKRAIQIARENAKPVIVATQMLESMIENSRPTRAEASDVANAVLDGTDAVMLSGETSVGKFPVETVRTMARIIAAVESDSTEVPALTHVPRTKRGVISYAARDIGERLDAKALVAFTQSGDTVRRLARLHTPLPLLAFTPVPHIRNQLALTWGTETFSVEPVDTTDQMVEQVDAALLSLGRYQRGDLVVIVAGAPPGRSGSTNLIHVHRLGEKDTR
- a CDS encoding acyl-CoA thioesterase II; the protein is MTLSDTTDLDVLLGLLDLEQVEENVFRGGHPEQVGSRTFGGQLVAQALIAAGRTVGDRPVHAINAHFIRGGDVKRPIDYHVVTHRDGRDFANRMVTAYQDDQELFVMLAAFQRWGKGLEHSVTVPDVPLPEALPPIGERLRGFEEQLPHFVGALKPIDMRYANDPAWVLRGTGEKLGHNRVWMRADGQLPDDPLLHVATLAYASDTTVLDSILTTHGLSWGLDRIVAATVNHSIWFHRPLRFDEWHLYATESPVAAGSRGMATGRYFTIEGELVATVVQEGLIRHFPPRRPSGS
- a CDS encoding MarR family winged helix-turn-helix transcriptional regulator, whose protein sequence is MTEQNAAEQHPAEAELLSAAALTAFRLNGQFFALAETLARPVGLTAAWWQVLGAVSSAPLPVSAIAREMGITRQSVQRIADLLVDKGLAEYRPNPAHRRAKLVAMTPAGRDAIRAIGPAHADAARALCEETGSENLARIVEGMRALSAALDRSADQLPDGRRGGK
- a CDS encoding DJ-1/PfpI family protein, with protein sequence MTETVHVAVYDTLADWEIGYVTPHIADPEWQRSPGRYRVRTVGATTEPVTTKGGLRILPDAVLADITPEDSAMLILAGNDIWPTDAYAPFVDKTRQFLDAGVPVAAICGATGALAAAGLLDERPHTSNAPEFLQSVGYGGADLYRDEPAVTDGDLITASGIAPVDFARAIFTRLDMYEPRVLDAWYALYGERDPRGYYELMSSGS